The DNA region ATGTCGGGCAGAATGCGCTGAGGGGCAGATTTTGCCCCCACCAAAGCCAGCGATACGCCCCAGTTTTGTGGGCTTGCACAAAGGTTTTGATAACTGAATGGATAAGTAGCCGATTCCAGAGCAGGGGCAGGTTCTACCCCACCGCCGTTAGATGCTATAATTGGAGGGCGGCAAACTCCATTTTTCATTTCTTTTGAGGGATCAAAAGAAACGAAACAAAGAAAAATCCTGCACGAAATAACTCGTTCGGTCGCTGCTTAGCGCTATTCCTATATTGTTCGTTCCTGATTGTTGGTGTTTTTTCGGCTAGTTAATCTTGTAGATGCTCCGCTCTCCCGCAGAGCGGGATGTACCAACTCGAACAGATTTCGTGCCAGTCTGGTATGCCCCGTTTCCGGGATGTTCCAGCTTCTCCATGGTGTTTACGGAATAGCCTTACGACTCTTTTTACCAATCCATGCCGGCTATTCGTTATACATCAATTTTACTCTCCGATTTTATCCTTCTATAAATAGTCATTACGGCTATAGACCCTAGCCCACCGCCGCCACCACGTCCTTAACCAGCAGCCCCAGCTTTAGGGCGTTGCTCGAGCGGGGCGAGTAGCCGAGCACCACAATGGCCAGCTGGCGCGATGGGATAATTACGACGTACTGCCCATCGTGCCCCTCGCACGAGAAGAAGTCGCCGGGCAGCTCCGGGGCACTCTTAGGCCCCTTCCGCCAGAAGGATGCGCCGTAAGCGCCATCGCTTGCCGGGGTTGGCGTTCGGGTGTAGCTTACCCAGCCCTTGGGCAGAATGCGCTGGCCGTTGAATACGCCATCCTGCAGGTAGAGCAGCGCAAAGCGGGCGTAGTCGCGCGCCGTGGCGTAGATGTACGACGAGCCTGCGGGAATCCCGCTGGCATCCGGCTCGAGGATGGCATCCTGAAGCCCAATGCGGTTGAGCAGCTTACCGTATATAAAGGCGTAGAAGGCGGAGTCGCTTTTAAAGTGCTGCCGTGCCCAGTAGCATACAATGTTGGAGCTGCCCGAGGAGTAGGTCCAGCGCGAACCTACGGGGTGCTCCAGCGGCTTGCCGATGGCGTATTGGCCAAAGCTGCCGCTGCAGTACAGCATTTGGGTAACGTCGGAGCGCGAGCCATAGCCCTCGTTCCACTGAAGGCCGCTCTGCATCCGCAACAGGTCGTTCGGCGTTATCCGGCTGCGCCCGTCGTGCTGCCACTCCGCAATGCCCGTTGGCTGGTAGATGTCGGCCATGCCGTTGGCCACCATCACCCCAACAATGGCGCTGGCCACGCTCTTGCCCATCGACCAGCCCAGAAGACGGCTCTTGCTGCTGAAGCCGCTACGGTAGGCCTCCTCTACCGGAACGCCGTTATGCAGCACCACAAAGGCAAAGGGATGCCCACCATACTTGCTCCCCCCAACCAGCTCGCGCGATACGGCCTTCAGCTTTTTATTTGGGCTGATGGCCACCGAGTCGGGCAGCACGTTGCCCAACGGCCAGCGCACCGTGTCGGGGTTGTAGCCGATGGCGTTGGTAAAGGCAAACCTACGGATGGAGGCCAAATCGGCATCGCGAACCAAGGTGCTCCCTACCCCACGCCGAAAAACGGCCGTAGACTTTCCCCACAGGAAGCGGCTGGTAACCGTGGAATCCTTGTAGCTAACCGTGTTGACGGCGTACTTAACCGGGAAGAAGCTCAGGTCTAACACCTCAACATCCTGCTGCGCTCGGTTCGAAATAAATACCGACGAGCAAAGATGCTTGGCGCTGTAGCCGGTAACTATTGGAATTATGGAATTCAGAAAAGATATACCCCAAAATAGCGCTACCAGCACTACGGCGAGGATACCAACAATTAGAGTCCGCTTTGTACGCGCTGCGAGTGGCATAACCGTATAGTTTTTATAGATGTAGGAACTGCAGCTACAAGTATAGGCAAAAAAAGCGAGGCATCGATCCTGTGCAACCGATGCCCCGCCTTTAATGTCCTAATATAAAAGTATAACGCCTATACCAGCATAGCAATCCTAGTACACCTTGCCATCGCTGAATATCTTGGCGGCTGCTTTTCCATCCTTGTCGAGCAGCGTTGCCTGGTACATGTCGGTAGTAGCTTCCAGCAGCAGCGTATAGGGTACGCCGTTTACCGCGATGCTCTTCTTAAAGCCAAGCTCCTTGAGCTCCTTGGCGTAGCGACCGTTCTTTCCGGCATACTCCTGCTGACGGTAGAATAGCGCCCAAAGCGCGCTCTTGGCCTGCTCTGTCTGTGGTATCTCTAAAGGCTTAACCCCATCCAAGGTGGCGGAGCTGGCGAAAGAGAGGTACCCCCAGCGCTCGGGGTAGTGCATGTTGATAACCCCTTGTGGCGACCATACCCAGTTGTTCTCGGGCTTTCCCTTTCCGGTTGATGGATCAATTTCCTTAACGTACTTGCCGTTCTCAACCTTGGTGTCCCACTCCACGCGCGAGAAGTTGATACGCCAAGGCTTTTGCAGCGATGGCGTTTTAAACTCGAACGCCATTGCCTTAAACGGGATAGCAATTTCGACCGTCCACTTGCGATCGACATCGTTGGGGTTGTTCACCGTGCCGTCGATGCTGATGCCCTGCCTAAGCCCTTCAAAGTTCCAGCTAAGAATAGGCGGTGCTCCAACCCGGTACGTTTTTACCAGAAAAAGATCGAAGATGGTTCCTAGCGCGTTCACCTCGTACTCGTAGTAGTTGTGGTTATCGCCATCAGGATCGATGAATATTTCGAAGTCGTTGTCGTAGAAAACAACCTGATCGTGCTCCTTAAGGTTGGCCCAAATATGCGGATCTTCCAGCTCGGCCGCAAAGTAGATGTACTGATCGTCCCACGCCATCTTAACCCGAGTGCCGTAGCGCGGGGTTGGCCTTCGATCGCCCTCTATATCCACAAATTTATCGGTCCATGGGGCGTTGGCCCATGTTTTCTCGTCGAACTTACCGTCTAACGTAATAGGATCGCTCGCCTTAACGGCCGTATAGCTTTTAGGCGTAGCCAAAAGATGCTCAATGCCCTGAGTGGGGACGCCAACCATAGAAGGTTGTGCGTTGGCATTGCCCATCGACCCTAGAATAGCCAATGCTGCTAGTAGCGTTTGGACTTTCGTCATAAATAATAGTAGTGTAGTTAATTCGAGGCGAAGATATTCCTTTTATAAGCTAAATACATTTATTGTCCTTTATAAAAGGAATAATGCAGCAATTCCATCCCTACGAATGCAAGGGTTTGCCCTCCCCGCTATACTCACTACTCACTTAAAATGCTACATTTGCACAAATTTTTATGACGATGAGTATCAGCTTAGACAACAAGGGAGCAGTGGACTTTAAATCCATCAGACCCGTAGTAAACGAAACCCTGCCCAAGCTGTACATCGAGACTTACGGCTGCCAGATGAACGCCAACGACTCGGAGGTGGTGGTGTCCATCATGCAGCAGCACGGCTACTCGCTTACCCAAGACATGGCGAAGGCCGATCTAATCCTCATCAACACCTGCTCGATCCGCGACAACGCCGAGCAGCGCGTATGGGGACGTCTGGATGTATTTAAGCAGCAGAAAAAGAAGCGCCCTGTGCTTGTGGGCGTAATTGGCTGTATGGCCGAACGCCTCAAAACAAAACTTTTGGAGGAGGATAAGGTGGTTGATATCGTAGTTGGCCCCGATGCCTACCGCGACCTGCCCAACCTGGTGGTTGGCGCCGAAGGTGGACAAAAGGGAATCAACGTGCTGCTCTCGCGCGAGGAAACCTACGCCGACCTTAGCCCCGTTCGCCTCGACCAGAATGGCATAACCGCCTACGTTTCGATCATGCGCGGATGCAACAACATGTGCACCTACTGCGTGGTACCCTACACCCGTGGTGGCGAGCGCAGCCGCGACCCACACACCATTCTGCGCGAAGTTCAGGAATTGGCCGACAACGGCTACAAGGAGGTTACACTGCTCGGACAGAATGTGAACTCCTACCGATGGACCAGCCCCGACAGCGAAAATGGCGATGTAAGCTTCGCCAACCTGCTCGACATGGTTGCCAAGCAAAATCCAACCATGCGCATTCGCTACTCAACCTCACATCCTAGAGATATGAAGGACGAGGTACTTGAGGTAATGGCCGCCCACGACAACATCTGCAAGTACATTCATCTACCAGCACAGTCGGGCAACACCCGCATGCTTAAGATGATGAACCGTGGCTATACCCGCGAGTGGTACTTGGATCGCATAGCAGCCATCCGCAGGTACATGCCCGATTGCGCCATCTCAACCGATGTCATCGCCGGATTCTGCACCGAGACTGAGGAAGAGCATCAGGATACGCTATCGCTCATGGAGGAAGTTGGGTACGAGTTTGCCTACATGTTTAAGTACAGCGAACGCCCCAACACCAAGGCACAGCGCACCCTTACCGACGACATACCCGAAGAGGTAAAAACGCGCCGCCTAAACGAAATCATCGAGCTGCAAAACAAGCTTTCGCTAAAGAGCAACCAAAAGGATATCGGAAAGGTATTTGAGGTGCTGGTTGAAGGGACTTCGAAGCGCTCCAAAGAGGAACTCTTCGGACGAAGCTCGCAGTATAAGGTGGTGGTTTTCCCTCGTAAGAATTACAAAGTAGGAGATCTTGTTAAGGTTAAGATAACTCAAGCCTCCTCGGCTACGCTAAAGGGCGAGCCTGTAGAGTAGAATTGGCTCAACAATATGATAAAGTAAAGCCCCACACCAGTATTGGTAGTGGGGCTTCTTAATTTTTCCAGCAAAAGAATTGCTTTTTCTACTTGCTAAATATGTTTCGATTCTTTGCGTCAAGACAAAGCGCAGCGGCTCCAAGAATGGCAATATCCTGGGTTTCGGTTTGCGAAATCTTTAACCTATCGGCAGCTTCGCGATAGAAGAACGTGCGCACTTGCTCCCACATCGTTTTCTCGAAATAGGGGAATGCCTTCGAAAGAGCTCCACCAACAACAATCAAATCGGGATCAACCGAGTACATGATGGTTTTAACGATGTTTCCCACATCGTAACCAAACTGTTCGAATACGGCTAGAGCAATCTTATCACCGTCTTCGGCTCTTTCGAGGAATGCGTCGGCCTTAATGCCATACTTTTCTTCGAAATAACCTTCGGAGCAGTAGTACTCGTAGTCGTGTTCTTTGTAAGGAATAAGACCGAACTCACCAGCAACGCAGTTGTTTCCAGAGAAGAGATGCCCATTCAAAACAATACCTGCACCAACACCAGTTCCAATGATAAGCCCAACCATGTTGTCGTAAGGGAATCCTTTGCCAAAGTACTTCTCGCCAATAGCAAAACAGTTAGCGTTGTTATTTACGTAAACTGGCACCCCAAACTGCTGCTCCAGAATAGCCTTAAGTTGCACCTTTCGCCACGAAGGAATATTGATTACCTTGTAAACAATGCCCTGCTTAACATCTACCACGCTGGGCACGCCAATCCCAATGCTGCTAACATCAGGAGTCATTGCCTCCTCTATGGTCGATATCAGCTCGCGTAGGATTACCTCTTCTACCTCGCGGTTGTTAATTCTTCGGGAAACCTGTTGTTCGATAACCTCCCCTTTTACACGGCCCACCTGAATGTAGCGACCGCTCATATTTACACCTATATAGGTAGTATTCTCGTCATCACCTGTAAATATCATAGCAAAAATGTATTCGTGTTACAAAATTATCTAAAGCTAGTTCCTCTGACAAAAAGTTCTGTAGGAATAATAATAGTGCTGGCTGTAACCTGCTCGCCATCGCTTAAAAGAACCTCCTCTACCTTTGCTAGCAGCTCATCTGCCATAAGGTTAGAGTCCGCCTCGATGGTAGAAATTGATGGAGAAATGTACATATTATACTCAAAGGCGCCAAAAGCAACCACCGGTATATCGTTAGGAACCGATATATTCCGTTCCTTAAGCCTGTGAACAAGGTGAAGGGCATTCTGCGGGCGTCCAACAATCATCGCATCAGGCGGCTCTGGTAGCGAGAATAAGTATTCAATAGCATACTCAACAGAGCTATGATCGAGGTTGCAGTTAACCACATACTCCGGACGCCATGCACGTCCAACCTTATAAACGGCCTGCTTTATACCTTTCACGATCTCCTCGTAAATATGGCAACGGCGATTCCCCACGATTACCCCTATTCGTTGAGCGCCCCCAGCAATAAGCTTACTTGCGGCCGAAAAAGCTCCTTGGTAGTTGTCGGCTATAATCTTAGGTACTGGAAAATCGAAGTTTACCCGATTGAAGCAAATGAGAGGTATACCTGCATCAATAAGCTGGTTAAAATGGCTATAGTCATTGGTATCTACCGCCGTAGAAAGAACTACAGCCGCAGGTTTTATTTCTATCAGCTTATTAACAATTTGTTTTTCTACTTCCGATCGATTTTCGGTGAAGAAAGCAGACACTATGATTCCCTTAGTCAAAAGAGCGGGTTGTAACTTCTCCAGTGCCGTTCGGTACATTCGGTTGTTAAGATGCGGGCAAACCAGCGCAACTATTTGCCCTAAAGACGTGAGCCTCCTCCCATAATCGGACAAACCTGGCTTATAGCCCAATTCCTTTGCTTTCTTTAGCACCTTTTGCTTGGTGGCATCGCTAATGCGAGGATGGTTGTTTAGCGCACGCGAAACCGTTGAAACAGAAATTCCCAACTCGCTTGCAATATCATCAATGGTAATATCCATTCGTTTCATGCACTGCTCCTTTTGTTTGCACAATTTTACAACAAAAAAGAACAACAATTGCAAATTATTGCTCTGTTTTTATTGAACGAAACCGTACAATGCGTTACCATTGTGCAATAATTTTCACAAACCATCATAAAACGCTATTAAGAAACACTTTAAGGCCAAAGACAGTATTTATATCCTCGGACATCTAACCAGTAGCAAATCGCATTATTTTGCTAATTTAGCCCCCAAATTATTCGCCACATGCGCTACACCAAGCTACTATTCGTCATTCTGCTCTGCCTACTACTTGCCTCTTGCAGCAGCTACAAGGACATTCGTATTGAAAAGGTAACCAACGTTACCCTTAAAGAGTTTAGCGGTTCAACAGCCTATGTTGATATAACCTTGCTGGTAAACAACCCAACCCATAGCAAGGTATGTCTTAGAAAGCTAGATCTCGATATAAATAGATTTGACAGCAAGTTTGCACATGTAGAATCGCTCGAAAAGGTTGAGGTCCCAGCCAAAAGTCAGATAGAAAAGACGGTTCAACTCAAAATTCGTATTTCCAACATTCTTTCTTCCGGGTTTATGCTTCTTACCCGAAAGCTCAACCCAGACGACTTTACCGCAAATGGCTACGTTAAGGTTAGTTCGTTCCCTTTCTCCAAAAAAATCAAAATTGAAAATCAGAAACTGAGCAAATCAATAAAAGGCCTAGATAGCATTCTAACAACATCGCGAAAGCAGTGATTGTAGCAATTCTTAACAATTAACTTTGCGTAGTTTACTGGTTTGAATTTACTACCTTTGCAGCCATAAAGGTCTTCAAAACAAGCGAACAGGATATCCCAAAATGAAGAAAATTATTGCCGTAATTGCGATTTTGATGGCGGGTTACTTAAAAGGTTACACGCAAAACCTAACCGTTTCCTCCGACACTACTCAGCGAGTTGTTTTCTACAATATATACTCTGATATAGCACAGCCAGGGCCCAATGAAGCAACAGTCAAGCTTAATCAGCCTGCATTTCTAAAACAAGCGGTAGCCCAAATGGCTGTGAAAAACGAACGAACTTTCACCCAAAACGGCTATCGAATAAGAATTTTCTCCGACAACAAGCAAAATTCTAGGCAAGAGTCGGAAGCGCTGGTGCTACAGTTCGAGGCAAAGTATCCTAGCGTTAAAGCCTACCGATCGTACTCAAGTCCATACTTTCGCGTATCTGTTGGAGATTTCAGAACATTAAACGAGGCTAAAGCCTTTCTCGAAGTTGTTAAAATAGAGTACCCCAAAGCATATCCTGTAAAGGAAAAAATAAACTTCCCACCCTTGTAGTGGGATTTTTTATTTGTTGAAATAGAGAGAACACACAATAACAAACAGCAAACTAGTTGAAAGATGAGCGATCAAATTAAGCACGAGTGCGGCATAGCCCTTATACGCCTACGTAAGCCGTTGGAGTACTACAAGGAGAAATACGGCTCGTGGACTTATGGAATCCAGAAGTTGTACCTAATAATGGAGAAGCAGCACAACCGCGGACAGGACGGCGCCGGCGTTGCCAGCGTAAAGATTGACCTTGCCCCCGGGAAACGCTACTTCGACCGCTATCGCTCCAACCAATCGACCCCAATAAAGGATGTATTCGACAATATTCGTCAAGGAATTGCCCATGCCGATAAGTCGCTTGTAACAGACCCTAGTTGGGCAAAGGAAAATGTCAACTTTGCAGGAGAGCTGTACCTTGGTCACCTGCGTTACGGCACCTTCGGTAACCACTCCATCGACTTTGTGCATCCGGTGATGCGCGCCAACAACTGGCGTAGCCGTAGCTTGGTACTGGCCGGAAACTTCAACCTTACCAATGTTGATGAACTCTTCAACCGCCTAGTTGAACTTGGGCAACATCCAAAGGATTTTACCGATACCGTTACCATCCTCGAGATGATGGGCTTCTTCCTCGACGAGGAGAACCAGATGCTCTTCCGCAAGTACAAGAACGAAGGTTTCAACAATAAGGAGATATCTAAGCTAATCGAATCGAACCTAGATGTTCGTAAGGTTCTTGAAATTGCTACAAAAGATTTTGACGGAGGCTATGCTCTTGCAGGCCTAATTGGGCATGGAGATGCCTTTGTTGCCCGCGACCCTTGGGGCATTCGTCCAGCCAACTACTACATCGACGATGAGATTGTGGTGGTAGCCTCAGAGCGCGCCGTTATCCAAACCGTGATGAACGTTCCTGCCGCTGAAGTTCACCAAGTGAAGCCAGGAACTGCGCTTATAATCCGTAAGAATGGTGATGTTTCACTCGAACCGATACGTGTACCACAGGAGCGCAAATCGTGCTCTTTCGAGCGCATCTACTTCTCGCGCGGAACAGATAAGAACATCTACCTCGAGCGCAAGGGCCTAGGTGCTGGCGTCGTTAATCAAGTGCTAAAGGCTGTTGACTACAATCTAAAGAATACCGTATTCTCGTTCATTCCCAACACTGCCGAAACCGCTTTCTACGGGCTTGTTGAAGGTGTTGAGAAGTATATGGCGGAGCAGAAAAAGCAGCAGATTATTGAGGCAAACGGTAACATTACCCAGGAGAAGCTTATTGAGATCATCTCCGAGCGCCCACGCATCGAGAAGATTGCCGTGAAGGACGTTAAGCTACGTACCTTCATCACGCAGGACGAAAACCGCGACGACATGGTTGCCCACGTATACGATATCACCTACGGTACGGTTAACGCTGGTGTAGATAATCTAGTAATTATTGATGACTCCATCGTTCGAGGAACCACACTACGCCAGAGCATCCTGCGCATGCTCGACCGCCTCAACCCTAAAAAGATTGTGGTGGTAAGCTCAGCGCCTCAGATTCGCTACCCCGACTGCTACGGCATCGACATGACAAAGATGGGTGACTTTATCGCCTTTACGGCCGCTATCGAACTGCTTAAGGATGCCGGAAAAACGGATGTTATCGATGATGTTTACCAGCGCTGCAAGGCACAACAATACCTTCCAAAAGAAGAGATCATCAACCACGTAAAGGATATCTACCGTCCATTTACCGACGAGCAGATATCCGCCAAGATTGCCGAAATTCTTCGCCCTGCCGATATGAAGGCAGACCTAGAGATCGTTTACCAAACGGTTGAAGGACTTCACGAGGCTTGTCCAAACGACCTTGGCGATTGGTACTTTACCGGCAACTACCCCACCGATGGAGGTAACCGCGTTGTAAACACCGCGTTCATCAACTTTATTGAAGGGGTAAACAAAAGGGCATATTAGGATTCGTAGGGGTAGATAATCATCTACCCGAATATTTTATAGGGGCAGATAATTATCTGCCCCTACGTTATTGTAATAGATAAAAATTTGGTTGCATAATCGGCGAAATAGAATATTTGCAATGCCAGTCCAAACGCATTACTTTTGCCAATCAAATGTAAAAGACACACGTCATGTTTCAACAATACTCTGCTAAGGTGGACCGATTTGGAAGCGCCTACGCGCTCTTAGAGGCTACCGAAAAGGATAAAAAGGTAACCATAGAGTACTACCTCATTTTTAAAGATGGCGAAACGCCCTCTATTAAAGGTGGAGTGCTGGAGGTGGAAGCAGTACTGGATCAAACGCTGGAAACCTACGTTAATGAGCATGTGGAAGAATCGCTACCCTACATGATTCTACGCTACCTAGTAGACAACCATCAACCTTCAGAGCTAGAGAATCTGCCCGAGGTTGTTTTCGCCGAGGACGCCAACGCTATTGCCACCATCAAGGCTAACTTCCCCGATTATGCAAGCATGATTATCCAGAAAAGCACCTCAAAAGCGATTAAGGAGGCTCTTGCCTAATAAATACGAGACGCTATTAGCGTCTCTTTTCATATTACACCATCTAAACTCAATACCCTAAACACCATGAGATCATTATACCACTTACGAGGGTGGCTGCTGCTTTTGGCAATCCTCCTTCTCTTCTCTTCGGCAGAAGCTAAAAAGAGAAAGACCATCAAGGTCCTGCAGTTTAACATCTGGCAGGAAGGGACTGTAATCCCTAACGGATACGAGGCTATTGCCGACGAGATTGCTCGTACCGATGCAGACTTCGTTGCCCTAAGCGAAGTGCGCAACTATAAGGGCACCCGCTTCTGCGACCGTATCGTCGAATCGCTACGCAAGCGAGGCAAGACCTACTACTCCTTCTACAGCTACGATTCGGGTATCTTGAGCCGCTACCCTATTGTCGACAGCGCCACCGTATTTCCCGAAAATGATGACCATGGCAGCATCTACAAAGTAGTAGCCGATATGGGCTCACACAAGGTTGCCTTCTACACCGCCCACCTCGACTATCGCAACTGTGCCCTCTATCTCCCACGCGGATACTGCGGAACAACGTGGAAGAAGTTACCCAAAAAAGTAGACAACCTCGACACCGTCCTTTTCGACAACGCCGCATCGCAAAGAGTTGCTGCCATTCGATTATTTATTGAGGATGCCCAAAAGGAGATTGCCAAAGGACATTTGGTAATGTTGGGCGGCGACTTCAACGAGCCCTCGCACCTCGATTGGATAAAGGCCAACCGCAACCTGTACGACCACAACGGGCTTGTAGTACCCTGGCATGTTACCAAACTACTCGAAAAGTCGGGCTATAAGGATGCCTACCGCCAGCGCTATCCCAATCCGGTAACCCACCCCGGTTTTACCTTCCCTGCCGATAATCCTTTGGTGGACATCAAGAAGCTGGCATGGTCGCCCGAGGCAGATGATCGCGATCGCATCGACTTTATCTTTTACCATCCATATAAAGGCCTAAAACTAAAGGATGCCGTAATCGTCGGACCTCAAGGATCTATTTGCAGGAATAAGCGTATAGTGGAAACCTCGAATGATAGATTTATAAAGCCTATGAATGTTTGGCCAACCGACCACAAGGCGGTAATGGCAACCTTCTTCCTTGCCCAATAGAAACAATACAGACAAATAGCAAACATCCCCAAGCGGTTCTGCCACTTGGGGATGTTCCTTTATATCCTGTTGTTCTTGTTACTTGCCCTTAACCCTTAGCACAACGATACCGTGCTTTGGAATATCTAACGAAAGTTTTCCGTTGATTACAGAAACGTTTTTATGCTGCCAAACATCACGAGCCTTTGACACTCCGTTTATTCCCAAATTCGCAAACGAAAGCGTGTAGGTTGCTGGATTATCGCCTCTATTTAGTACGGCAACGGCAAACTCCTTCTTGGCGGCCTTGCCCAACGGCTTCACCCAAACCTCAACGGAGCCCTCCTTTAGCTTGCGCTCAGCCTGAATGCAAGCCTCATCCTGATGGATGGCAATCATCTCCCTGTTGGTAAGGATTTCGATGGTCTCCTTGCTCATGGTGCGAAGATCGTTGCCAGCTAATAGCGGAGAGAGCATCATGCACCACATGCTAAAGTGCGACTTATCCTCGTCGTAGGTCATTCCTCGGCCAACCTGAAGCATGTCCATGTCGTTGAAGTGCCCGGGCGATGCGTACTTTGCCAAATCGGCATTCAGGTCGATGATATGGCTGATGCTGCCCCATTTGGCGTCGATATCGCCAGAGATGCGCCACGAGTCAGCCTCCTTAACGGCCCACTCGCCGGGAAACTGCCAACGACATATGTTGAAGATAATATCCTTTCGGATGCTTCTAACCTCCTTTATGATGGCAAGATATTCGGTCTTTTCATCTAGCTTTTGTTTTTGACCGCCGCACCAGTCAACCTTAAGGAAGTCGTAACCCCACTGGTTGAAAAACTGATTGCAGTCCTGCTTGATGTAACCATATATGCCTACTCCGATACCATTCTTGTCGTTATCCCAGATAGAGCCGCAGGTGTTAGATCCGGCATCGGTGTAAATTCCAGCCTTTAGCCCTTTGCTGTGGATGTAGTCGGCTAAGGCCTTCATCCCGCTAGGGAACTTGATGCTATCGGCAAAAAGGTGCCCCTGCGCATCGCGACCACCAAAGTAGCCATCGTCGATATTTACATACCGGTAGCCCGCCTTTACCATACCGGAAGAAACCATCGCATCGGCCTGCTCGCGGATAAGCTGCTCGTTAATATTTACACGGAAGTTATTCCAGCTACTCCATCCCATAATCGGGGTTTTGGTCTTCTGAGCCCAAAGACCCAGCGAAATAAGCGCGCATAGCGCAGTAATGTATGCTCTCTTCATCACCCTGCTCTTATCTATTTGTAAATTCTAGGGAATAATCATCCCGATTGTGCAATTTATCCCTAAGGGATGAATAAAAAAAGAGATGCCAACTCGCATCCCTCTTTTTTCTAATATCTAAATTCTAGCGACTAACGTCTTCCCCCTCTAGTTCTTCCTCTCAATCTCCCTCAAGTTCTCCATCTTCTTTACCTCTAGGAAGTACTTGATGTCGCCCAAGTGCTCCTTTACGCGCTTGTTGCCGAACTCGTACACCTTGCTTACGAGGCCGTCGAGGAA from Acetobacteroides hydrogenigenes includes:
- a CDS encoding LacI family DNA-binding transcriptional regulator, with protein sequence MKRMDITIDDIASELGISVSTVSRALNNHPRISDATKQKVLKKAKELGYKPGLSDYGRRLTSLGQIVALVCPHLNNRMYRTALEKLQPALLTKGIIVSAFFTENRSEVEKQIVNKLIEIKPAAVVLSTAVDTNDYSHFNQLIDAGIPLICFNRVNFDFPVPKIIADNYQGAFSAASKLIAGGAQRIGVIVGNRRCHIYEEIVKGIKQAVYKVGRAWRPEYVVNCNLDHSSVEYAIEYLFSLPEPPDAMIVGRPQNALHLVHRLKERNISVPNDIPVVAFGAFEYNMYISPSISTIEADSNLMADELLAKVEEVLLSDGEQVTASTIIIPTELFVRGTSFR
- a CDS encoding SPOR domain-containing protein, with the translated sequence MKKIIAVIAILMAGYLKGYTQNLTVSSDTTQRVVFYNIYSDIAQPGPNEATVKLNQPAFLKQAVAQMAVKNERTFTQNGYRIRIFSDNKQNSRQESEALVLQFEAKYPSVKAYRSYSSPYFRVSVGDFRTLNEAKAFLEVVKIEYPKAYPVKEKINFPPL
- a CDS encoding serine hydrolase domain-containing protein, giving the protein MPLAARTKRTLIVGILAVVLVALFWGISFLNSIIPIVTGYSAKHLCSSVFISNRAQQDVEVLDLSFFPVKYAVNTVSYKDSTVTSRFLWGKSTAVFRRGVGSTLVRDADLASIRRFAFTNAIGYNPDTVRWPLGNVLPDSVAISPNKKLKAVSRELVGGSKYGGHPFAFVVLHNGVPVEEAYRSGFSSKSRLLGWSMGKSVASAIVGVMVANGMADIYQPTGIAEWQHDGRSRITPNDLLRMQSGLQWNEGYGSRSDVTQMLYCSGSFGQYAIGKPLEHPVGSRWTYSSGSSNIVCYWARQHFKSDSAFYAFIYGKLLNRIGLQDAILEPDASGIPAGSSYIYATARDYARFALLYLQDGVFNGQRILPKGWVSYTRTPTPASDGAYGASFWRKGPKSAPELPGDFFSCEGHDGQYVVIIPSRQLAIVVLGYSPRSSNALKLGLLVKDVVAAVG
- a CDS encoding ROK family protein, with product MIFTGDDENTTYIGVNMSGRYIQVGRVKGEVIEQQVSRRINNREVEEVILRELISTIEEAMTPDVSSIGIGVPSVVDVKQGIVYKVINIPSWRKVQLKAILEQQFGVPVYVNNNANCFAIGEKYFGKGFPYDNMVGLIIGTGVGAGIVLNGHLFSGNNCVAGEFGLIPYKEHDYEYYCSEGYFEEKYGIKADAFLERAEDGDKIALAVFEQFGYDVGNIVKTIMYSVDPDLIVVGGALSKAFPYFEKTMWEQVRTFFYREAADRLKISQTETQDIAILGAAALCLDAKNRNIFSK
- a CDS encoding carbohydrate-binding family 9-like protein, producing MTKVQTLLAALAILGSMGNANAQPSMVGVPTQGIEHLLATPKSYTAVKASDPITLDGKFDEKTWANAPWTDKFVDIEGDRRPTPRYGTRVKMAWDDQYIYFAAELEDPHIWANLKEHDQVVFYDNDFEIFIDPDGDNHNYYEYEVNALGTIFDLFLVKTYRVGAPPILSWNFEGLRQGISIDGTVNNPNDVDRKWTVEIAIPFKAMAFEFKTPSLQKPWRINFSRVEWDTKVENGKYVKEIDPSTGKGKPENNWVWSPQGVINMHYPERWGYLSFASSATLDGVKPLEIPQTEQAKSALWALFYRQQEYAGKNGRYAKELKELGFKKSIAVNGVPYTLLLEATTDMYQATLLDKDGKAAAKIFSDGKVY
- the miaB gene encoding tRNA (N6-isopentenyl adenosine(37)-C2)-methylthiotransferase MiaB, giving the protein MSISLDNKGAVDFKSIRPVVNETLPKLYIETYGCQMNANDSEVVVSIMQQHGYSLTQDMAKADLILINTCSIRDNAEQRVWGRLDVFKQQKKKRPVLVGVIGCMAERLKTKLLEEDKVVDIVVGPDAYRDLPNLVVGAEGGQKGINVLLSREETYADLSPVRLDQNGITAYVSIMRGCNNMCTYCVVPYTRGGERSRDPHTILREVQELADNGYKEVTLLGQNVNSYRWTSPDSENGDVSFANLLDMVAKQNPTMRIRYSTSHPRDMKDEVLEVMAAHDNICKYIHLPAQSGNTRMLKMMNRGYTREWYLDRIAAIRRYMPDCAISTDVIAGFCTETEEEHQDTLSLMEEVGYEFAYMFKYSERPNTKAQRTLTDDIPEEVKTRRLNEIIELQNKLSLKSNQKDIGKVFEVLVEGTSKRSKEELFGRSSQYKVVVFPRKNYKVGDLVKVKITQASSATLKGEPVE